The following DNA comes from Nocardioides sp. JQ2195.
TTGAGTCGGCTCCCCTCGCAGGTCGGGCAGGGCACCTCGCGCATGAAGCCCTCGAAGCGGTCCCGACTGGTGTCGGTCTCGGCCTCACGGTGCCGCCGCTCGATGTAGGGACGCACGCCCTCGTAGGCGGCGTAGTAGGACCGCTCGCGCCCGTAGCGGTTCTTGCTGCGCACGTGGACCTTGGTGGGGTGTCCGTCGAGGATGATCGTGCGCAGCTCGGGGGAGAGCTTCTCCCACGGGGTGTTCAGGTCGAAGCCGAGCTCGTCGCCGAGGGCTCCCAACAAGCGCAGGAAGTAGTCGGCGACGTGGGCGCCGCTCCACGGCTGGATGACACCCTCGCCCAGGGTGGCCGACGGGTCGGCGACCACCAGCTCCGGGTCGACCTCCATGCGGGTCCCCAGGCCGGAACACTGTGGACACGCGCCGAACGGCGAGTTGAAGGAGAACGACCGTGGCTCCAGGTCGTCGGTGTCGAGGCTGTGCTCGTTCGGGCAGGCCATCTTCTCGGAGAACCGCAGCTCACGGTCGGGATCCTTGGCGTCGCGGTCGACGAAGTCGATCAGGACCAGTCCGCCGGCCAGCCCGAGCGCGGTCTCGACCGAGTCGGTGAGGCGGCGCTTGGCCGACTCCTTGACCGCGAGACGGTCGACGACCACCTCGATGGTGTGCTTCTTCTGCTTGTTCATCACCGGCCCGTCGAGCAACGCGTCGAGCGTCTTCGTCTCACCGTCGACACGCGCCCGGCTGTAGCCCTGGCTCTGCAGCGAGCGGAACAGCTCGACGTACTCACCCTTGCGGCCCCTGATCACCGGGGCCAGCACCTGGAACCGGGTGCCCTCGTCGTTCGTCATCAGGCGGTCGACGATCTGCTGCGGCGTCTGGCGTTCGATCGGCGACCCGCAGACCGGGCAGTGCGGGCGGCCGGCGCGGGCATAGAGCAGGCGCAGGTAGTCGTAGACCTCGGTGATGGTGCCGACGGTGGAGCGAGGGTTCTTCGAGGTGGACTTCTGGTCGATCGAGACGGCCGGGCTCAGGCCTTCGATGAAGTCGACGTCGGGCTTGTCCATCTGACCGAGGAACTGGCGGGCGTACGCCGACAGCGACTCGACGTAGCGGCGTTGGCCCTCGGCGAAGATCGTGTCGAACGCCAGGCTCGACTTGCCGGAGCCGGAGAGGCCCGTGAACACGATGAGGGAGTCGCGAGGGAGGTCGAGCGAGACATCCTTGAGGTTGTGCTCGCGCGCGCCACGAATGATCAGTTGGTCGGCCACTCGAACACCTTACGGTGTTCGAACAAGTGTTCGCCATCACACTCGCCATTTGTGGCACTAGTCTCAAGGGCATGACCCACCTGCACCTGCCTCGTGTGTACGCGGCCACCGACGCCCTGCTGGGCACGGTCGATCGGATGACGCCCGCGGAATTCGCAGGAGACAGTGTCCTGCCGGGCTGGTCCCGAGCGCACGTCGTCGCCCACGTGGCGATGAACGCACGATGCTTCGGCCGGGCCATCGGCGCGGCGCTCCGGGGCGAGCTGGTCGCCGTCTATGAGTCCACGGAAGCCCGGGACGCGGACATCAGGGGCGCCGCGGGACTGCCCGTCGGAGACCTCCGCGAGCTGTTGTTCGAGACCTGTGGGGCGTGGCGCGACGTGGCCGACGACGTCGACGAAGACCACCTGACGGCGCGACTCGAGCGCGTGCCGGGCGGGCCGCAGCTCTCCGTCGCCGAGGGCCTCGTCGCCCGGTGGCGCGAGGTGGAGATCCACCACGCGGACCTCGGCCTGGCATGGACGCCGGCGAGCTGGTCGCCGGAGTTCGTCGACGAGGTGCTTCCCTCGCTGGTCGAGTTCCGGTCACGCGAGGTCGACCTGACACTCCACTCCCCCGAGGGCTCGATCCAGGTCGGCTCGGGCGGACCGGAGGTCCGCGGAAGCCGCGCTGACCTGGCGTGGTGGTTGATGGGCCGGGGGTCCGGCGACCGTTTGACCGGCGACCTGCCTACGCTGGGACCATGGCGATGACCTACACCGGTGACGTGGCCGCGGGAGACCCCGCCGACGTCCGTGAGCTCCCCCACCTGACCATCACCAAGCTTGCTGTCGACGAGAAGATGTCGAACAACTGCTACCTGCTGCGCTGCCGCGAGACCGGGGAGCAGGTCCTCGTCGACGCAGCCGACGACAGTGACAGCCTGCTGCGGTTGTGCGAGTCGCAGCTGACCGCGGTGGTGACCACGCACCAGCACTGGGACCATCACCGTGCGTTGGCAGCTGTCGTCGAGGCGACGGGCGCCGCAGTCCTGGCAGGCGCGCCCGACGCGGACGCCATCACCGAGCAGACCGGTGTCGAGGTCGGCACCCGGCTGCAGCACGGTGACGTGGTGCCGGTGGGCCGTTGCTCCCTTCGCGTGATCGCCCTCGCAGGCCACACCCCCGGGTCGGTTGCCCTGAGGTACGACGACCCCGAGGGCCACCCCCATCTCTTCACGGGTGACAGCCTCTTCCCGGGCGGAGTGGGAAACACCTTCGGCGACGCCCAGGCCTTCGCCACCCTGATCGACGAGGTGGAGACGAAGGTCTTCGGCACCCTGCCCGACGAGACCTGGTTCTACCCCGGTCACGGCAAGGACGGGCAGCTCGGTAACGAGCGACCGCACCTCGCAGAGTGGCGCGAGCGCGGCTGGTAGTCGACGTGTCGCTCTTCCCGGGCCGGCCGGAACCGTCGTTCAGCCGTTGTAGGTGATCCGCAGCTTCTCGCTGAGTGGCAGCGCCTGACAGGTCAGTCGGATGCCGTCGGCGAGATCGGTCTCGTCGAGCACCTCGTTGTGCAACATCTTGACCTCGCCCTCGAGCACCATGCAGGCACAGGCACTGCAGTTGCCCTCGCGGCAGGAGAACGGAGCGTCGACGCCCTTGGACTCCAGGAAGTCGAGGATCGGCTTGTCGCCCGCATAGTCGTCGAACTCGTAGTTCTCGCCGTCCAGCTCGACCTCGATGCGGACCGGTCCGGTCAGTGGGTTCTCCGCCCCGTCGCCGTCCTCGTGGTCGTCCGCGTCGGCCAGCGTCTCCTCGGCCTTGCGGAGCTCTTCGACGTCGCCGAACGGGTTGCCTCCGAGCGAGACGAACTTCTCCTGGTGACGGCGGGCACGAGGGAACTCGAGCTCTCGCAGTGCAAGGGAGACGCTCTTCATGAACGGCGCCGGCCCACAGCAGAACGCGTCGTACGTCGCGAAGTGGGACGCGAACGACTTCAGCTGCTCCTGGGTGGGCAGGCCCTGGACGGACTCCAGCCAGTGCACGACCACGAGCCGGTCGGGGTGCTCGGCCGAGAGCCTGGCCCACTCCTTCGCGAAGATCACGGAGGTCTCGTCCCGGTTGGCGTAGAAGACGACGATCTTTCCCGTGCCTCGGGCCAGGGCGGTGCGTGCGATGGAGATGATGGGGGTGACACCGCTGCCGCCGGCGAAGAGCAGCAGGTCCTCGTCGAGGTCGGCCGGTGAGAAGATGCCGCTGGGTGGCAGCACCCGGATGGAGTCGCCCGCCTTGAGGTTGTCGCAGATCCAGTTGGAGGCATAACCGTCGACCGTGCGCTTCACGGTGACGGTCAGGGGTCCGCCGTCGACCGGCGAGCTGCTCAGGGAGTAGCACCTGGCTGCGAGCCCCGTCGTGTCGCTCGGCACCGCGAGGGTGAGGAACTGCCCCGGGCGGTAGGTGAAGTGGTCCTCGGCCTCGGTCGGGACCACGAACTGAACCGAGCAGGCATCAGGGGTCTCCTCGACGACGCCGAGGACCTCCAGGAGAAACGATTCAGTATCCATCTTCTGCTCCGATGGGGACGGCCCCGTCGCGGACCGCAGCTTCGATGCTGGCGGTCAGGCGGGGACATGACACGTGGATCTGGCGCCCACCGGGCGCCGAGCCCATTCTTGCGAACTCCTGGCACTGGCCGTGGGAGTCGTCCCACTGAATGGAGGTGTGGTGCTCGCTGTTCTTCTTCACGCGCACACGTGCCAGGCAGTCCAGGCAGGCGACCTCGACCAACCGCGCCTGGGTGTAGCGCCGCTGGTCCTCCAGCGTCTCCGCGCTGCTGGGGACGAAGGAGGCCATCAGCTGGTCTCGGCGGGCTCTTGAGCCTGCTCGGCTGCAGCGGTGTCGTCCTCGGCGGCCTTGCGGGCAAGGTTCTCCTGCACCTCCTGGCGCCAGAACTCGTTGGCCTTGGTGGTGTCGACCTCGAACTCGAACCGGTCGGTCATCTCGCCGGTGATCTCGGCCTTGTCGACGTAGAACTGCTCGTACCAGCGCCGCAGCTGGTAGACCGGACCGTCCTCCTCGCACAGGAGCGGGTTCTGCACCGGCGCCTTGTCGAGCCAGATGCGCACGTCCTGGAGGAAGCCGTCGCCGAACATGTCGGAGTACTTCTTGCCGATGTAGTTGGCGGTCTTGTCGTCCAGGCCCTCGGGCTTCTCGACGCAGAGGCCGTACTGCAGCTTGAACGAGTTGGGGCCGGTCGGGACGTGGCAGTTGATCAGGATGACCTTGGTCAGGAAGCCCTTGTAGTCGGTCTCGAGCCAGTTCACCATGAACGACGGACCGTAGTAGGTGGCCTCCGACCTGAGGACCAGGTCCTCGTCGCCGTACCCGTCGCCGGCCATGTCGGGACGCCCCGTCGACTCCATGAACTGGGT
Coding sequences within:
- a CDS encoding maleylpyruvate isomerase family mycothiol-dependent enzyme, whose product is MTHLHLPRVYAATDALLGTVDRMTPAEFAGDSVLPGWSRAHVVAHVAMNARCFGRAIGAALRGELVAVYESTEARDADIRGAAGLPVGDLRELLFETCGAWRDVADDVDEDHLTARLERVPGGPQLSVAEGLVARWREVEIHHADLGLAWTPASWSPEFVDEVLPSLVEFRSREVDLTLHSPEGSIQVGSGGPEVRGSRADLAWWLMGRGSGDRLTGDLPTLGPWR
- a CDS encoding MBL fold metallo-hydrolase, with translation MAMTYTGDVAAGDPADVRELPHLTITKLAVDEKMSNNCYLLRCRETGEQVLVDAADDSDSLLRLCESQLTAVVTTHQHWDHHRALAAVVEATGAAVLAGAPDADAITEQTGVEVGTRLQHGDVVPVGRCSLRVIALAGHTPGSVALRYDDPEGHPHLFTGDSLFPGGVGNTFGDAQAFATLIDEVETKVFGTLPDETWFYPGHGKDGQLGNERPHLAEWRERGW
- a CDS encoding ferredoxin--NADP reductase — translated: MDTESFLLEVLGVVEETPDACSVQFVVPTEAEDHFTYRPGQFLTLAVPSDTTGLAARCYSLSSSPVDGGPLTVTVKRTVDGYASNWICDNLKAGDSIRVLPPSGIFSPADLDEDLLLFAGGSGVTPIISIARTALARGTGKIVVFYANRDETSVIFAKEWARLSAEHPDRLVVVHWLESVQGLPTQEQLKSFASHFATYDAFCCGPAPFMKSVSLALRELEFPRARRHQEKFVSLGGNPFGDVEELRKAEETLADADDHEDGDGAENPLTGPVRIEVELDGENYEFDDYAGDKPILDFLESKGVDAPFSCREGNCSACACMVLEGEVKMLHNEVLDETDLADGIRLTCQALPLSEKLRITYNG